The DNA segment gttgcccaggctggagtgcagcgatgtcatctcagctcactgcaaccctcacctcccagattcaagagattctcctgcctcaacctcccgagtagccggtattacaggtgtgtgccaccaaagcacagctaatttttatatttttagtagagacggggtctcgccattgttggccaggctggtctcaaactcctcacctcaagtgatccacccacctgggcctcccaaagtgctgggattacaggcgtgagccactgtgcctggcctggttttcCATCTTATTTAGACACTCCTGGTTGGTTAAAAGGCTGGAACTGGAATAGATTGTCAAGAGACCCACATTTTTCAGAAGCCGAGCAGGTGGCACCATTAGATGGTGTATTTTCAGCAGAATTCCTCTCATGGATGTTAATGTGTCCCAGGAGCACTTCAGTGGTTGTCTTCATGTGAATGAACACATATGAGCATTTTTGACACAATATTTTAGGCACTGGCTTCCTGCAGACACATTTCCAGAAAGCTGAGGCCAAGAAGAGtcgttttgtgtttttctgttgaGCAGAACAGATTATTAATCCCTCTTTGATGACTGATTGATTCTGAAAATGCGTGTGACTGATACGTGCTTAGGATATTTGTTCTCTGGACATCTAAAGAGTATTTACTTTCTAAAGTTAAACCAGTGGTGCCAAGCAGAGCCATTCTGAGATCATCCAAACAACCACTCCacaatttttcctcattttcaagATTAGCTGAGATCTTTTCCTTCACTTACAACCGTAtagataagaaatatatttaaaatttcttaaaatatagccATAGAGAATTTGACCTATCAGCTATTTATGAAATTTAAACTAAAATGTGGCAAATAATTTATCTATTCCCACTATACCCTCCACCCGCACCCTGCCCCAGGAACCTACTATATAACTTATGAATCACTGCTCATATCATGGAGAATTTTTCTAACATTTCGAATATTCAGATTTTCATTCTTTCAGAACTTAAACAGCATTGTCTGGCCCCCTAAAGTGAAAAATGCTTCTCTCTGTGAAGGCAATTGAAAGAGACACTGCTGTAATTGATATGTTAATTTAAGTGGTCCAGGCTAATATTTTCACAAGCACTTGAATATAGCGAGTAATGAAGATCTTTAAGAGGCTCACTATGGTTATAATTTTGAATTGCTACAGAATTATGTAATCTTTACCCATGTTCAATTCCTATCTTGAGGAAATATAATAGAAATTTTATGCATATCTATTTTTACTAGTGGCTAACTCAGAAAAGGAAGAGTCCCTGCCTGTGGTCATATCTTGGGGATAACGAAACCAACTGCCTGTCCTTTTCTAGACagcattttgttttttgctcTGGGGTTTTTTAATTGGTTTTCACAATTTTCTAAATCCAGAATTACATACTATAGTGTGTAATTGCCTAAACccatgtattatgtattatagaatgcttttaataatttaaaatataaaatagcacaTCATGTGAAAGTTCATTAGGATTTACAGTTTTGTTAGCCTTGGCTTGAAGTAACCACTTGTTTATTTGACCTAGAAAATACAATGCTtagctaaaagaaaacaaatgttaacTCAAATGTATTATCCCGTTCGTTCAGTCTTATGAAGGAAATCTATTTGTGCACATGAACACTAACCAGTGAACATCATTTAAACACAAAACCAAATCAGAATATGCCAGTATCTAATGTGCcttttttatttccctgaaaTCAGATCCCTGAAAGAACTGTTGCAAATCCCCAAATCAAGGAAAATGATAACCCTCACAGAATTTCCAGGTCTAGATAACCCCCTCACTGTGTTTATTGATGAGTCTAGACCTTTATCCAGGCCTAGATAACCCCCTCACTGTGTTTATTGATGAGTCTAGACCTTTATCCAAGTCTAGATAACCCCCTCACTGTGTTTATTGATGAGTCTAGACCTTTATCCAGGCCTAGATAACCCCCTCACTGTGTTTATTGATGAGTCTAGACCTTTATCCAGGTCTAGATAACCCCCTCACTGTGTTTATTGATGAGTCTAGACCTTTATCCAGGCCTAGATAACCCCCTCACTGTGTTTATTGATGAGTCTAGACCTTTATCCAGGTCTAGATAACCCCCTCACTGTGTTTACTGATGAGCGTATTACTTATTATTTAGAAATCTCCTTGACACCTAAATTCTTAAATTCTATTCCTTATAGTTTAAGGCCAAGTCTAACCAGAACACACAACTGGCAGCTTCAGAGAATATGATATTCACTCAGCAAGAAAACCACCTCCCATCAAGCAGCCTCCTGGATAATGTTTAATGAAGATGGTTTTTCACTGCTGACATGTCTACGTCTGTTCTCAAGTACTCCTGCTGTTTTTCATTAAGGACACTTTAATATGGAGCTACTCTGAAACTAAGTGGGCCCTTGCTTTTGGTGGCCACTAACAGAAGACATGCTTTAGCAGCATCTGAATTCTATGTCATTGGGAACATACTTTGCACTGGCCTCAAGCGAGTCAATAATTACATGTTAAAAATCTAcatgttataaaaaataattaacttatAGTGTTCAAAAGAGCCCCTGAAAATCACATATGTGAAAAAGCTATCTTTACTTGGGAATTTATTTACTGGGAATACTCAGAACTGAAGAATTTCTTTACTTGGGAATACTCAGAACTGAAGCTTAACAAAATTAATCACCATGTAGGTTTAAATTTCTCACAAATTTTTGTCTGGattttaaagtcagtgaaaccatTTCACAAGGAAATGACACATTGTCACCTGTTCCAGCATCATTTTACTGTTTGCTGTCGCTCTGAACTGCTTTCCAGTAGAACTAGTTCAAGATAAAGAGATGACACAAACCAGCATTTCACTAAGGGACTAGACTCCTGTTTTGAATATAGCAAGAATCATCAATTTACAGTAAACAATGACGACTTCAGTTGAattataaatatttcactttatgCAGTTAACGCTCTAGAATAATTCAATGAAATTATCTTTCAGTGGTTTTTctgaaaaagtaaattaattttcATGTGAACAAAAGGAAGTACTGGATTCCATTTGACATTTCAAGTGACAGTGCAGACTCAGCTTGCTCCTCTATAAATCTCTatgagaatttattttctttcttttttcccattgGCCTAAATTTTGCCTCTAGCTGTATCAATATCATGCTTCTCTAATCAGGTCCTGATTAGATGGAGATCTTCAGAAACATACATTGAGCCAAGGAGCTGATTGAAATGTATGCTGAATTGGAGGAAAAAGAATAGATGAAATACAGAAGGGATGAAAACGCTTAGAAGTAACTtcctattaaatttattttaccagTACAACTGTTAATCTCTAGAAAGCTTgagctaaaaaattaaaattattagtcctaaaaaagtaaaaataataaaattactagTCTTTAATTAGAATGTGAACAGCTTTTATATTCTGTGCCTGGATATCTCATGAACATATTGATTTATTCCTAATACTGAGCCTTCCTACGTTTAAAAAGTGATGTACAAAAGGTAATTAGGTTTAAGTAAGTACTTAGTAGCTGTCATGAAGTCTTGAATTGCCTACTCTAGGATACAGAGGCAtcgcttttctatttctttgcatcCTATTTGACAGATAGTTGCTGCAATAATGGCAATTACCGGCATCGTCATGATGGCGTATGCAGATAATTTCCACGCTGATTCCATCATAGGAGTGGCATTTGCAGTGGGCTCAGCCTCTACATCTGCATTATATAAGGTATGTTGTGCACTTTCTTTTGTAAGCCACTGTCACTCATAACTTAGACTTGAGTACTAAAGTAAGAAAGTACGATGAAAACATTgattagaaagaaaatagatgtgTTGAAATAATAGTAAGTAAATTAAGTACTTCTTATGTGATAGGTAACTGCTTGAAAATTTTGCCCGTGTTAATACAACCTTATGAGGCATAAATACTTATTTccactttccagatgaggaaactgaggctttgaaagattaaataacttgccccaaTCATACAGCCAAATAGTGATAGCACCAAGACTTAAACTCTGGACTAGCCGACTTCTTAGCCCATGTGCTATGCCCTAATCCCTCATGTATCAGGCAGTTATAGCAGGAACATTAGAAAGGCATCTTCTCTCcctatgttttttaatttaattatctgTGGTCATTATTTTAACTCAAAAGAGGTGTTAGAAATAAGCTGTCATTAGAGAGCTGTTTGGCACATATTAACCCCATGCCACAGGAGCTCGTGTTACTAGCAAAATGAAGAACCTCTTTTTCCCTCCGATGGATGCTCTAAGTCTGCTGTATGTACCCaccatttttttctccactgGAGTTCCCTGTcatcaaagaaaattttattcaGAGTCATTGCACCTGACTTCAGAAGTGAGAACTAAGAGAGCAGATCTAAAAGGTTATTCCCCAAAGCtctacccagattcataaagcaagtcctgagtgacctacaaagagacctagactcccacacaataataatgggagactttaacaccccactgtcaacattagacagatcaacgagacagaaagttaacaaggatacccaggaattgaactcagctctgcaccaagcggacctaacagacatcaACAGAACTCTCCGCCCCAAAGCTCTACTTTTAAAAGTCAGCTTTCTGGATGTATTAAAGAACTGTTCCAATTTCACCTCTCTTGGTGTTTCAATGAGAAAACACTCTCTGAAAGGCAGATAATACCCCTTTCGTGCCTCCTGGAAGCCTGTTCTGATTATTAACCAACGCTGTGTCTCAGAGGGCATGAAGTCTATTTCTATATGGACATTTCTTGGCCCATTGATTCTGTGTGACAGGCTTGACAAATGTTCACTCAATGGCCATTACTGTCTAACTTGCTCCCCAACTGAGATCCACCAAGATGTCTGATGTGACCAAAAACTACCACGTGCTCAAATTCTTTTGATTAAGtctttcaacagaaaaaaataattagttcAGTTGAAATTAGAAGCAGTACCTGGGACTGCTATATGACCAGAATGGCTCTCTTACAGAGGGATTTCCCCTGACCAGGTCACACAATGCATTCATTCTGAGAGTGGTAATATTTGCTGACATGCACCAAATCATATCTGCAGCATAATATAATTCCAGGCAGAAGAGATCTGCTTCACTTTGTGTCATTACAGGATTAGTATAGGGAGTGGTGGGCTTAAGAAGCTAAGAAATAGGGACTATACCCCTGGCTTTCTCCGTAACCTGTTATGTGATTTTATGTTAGCCATTTGCTTCTCCTTGCCATCTTCATCTGCACACaggtttataatatataaaaactttttaaatctgGGGAACAAGCACCATATTTGTGAAGTCATTTTGAGCTCACAGAGAAAACTGCTTATAAATCCAAGgcataaatattatttctctcaACAACATAATGACAGGGTATCTCTGTCCAATTTAGTTTTCAGTATCTATCAAAATAAGGATAAAACAAATCCCATGCTTTAAGGTAAGGATTAATGGCCTGTCAATCCTAGAAGATTTTTCTGGGCTTGTCTGGACTCTTATTTATCATTCGCCCGATACCCGTCACTGATGGTGGCACTAAACACGATGCACAGTGCCAGCAGCTTCAGCACCATAAGAAACTCATTTGATGACATTTGCTATTTCACATGAAGGCTATAGAGTATCTTAATTCCTTATCTCAACAGCCCATCTAGTGCTGTGAAGATTTCAGGGCAAGAAGAAACAGAGAATAAACTCTGGGCCAGttagctcacagtgtagaacaaTAAGACTTACCTTTCTGCTCTGGCTAAGTCTCTGTGTGGCTGTAGAGTTTCTTTCTCATTCCAGGTcttgtttaaaatgtttctcGGAAGTGCCAACTTTGGGGAAGCCGCACACTTTGTCTCCACCTTGGGTTTCTTCAATTTGATCTTCATCTCCTTCACCCCAGTCATCTTGTATTTCACCAAGGTGGAGCACTGGTCCTCTTTTGCAGCTCTGCCGTGGGGCTGTCTCTGTGGGATGGCAGGGCTGTGGCTGGGTAAGTGGCCTCGGGTTTTGCCTTCCATTCCCTATATCAGTCAATCTTTATTTGGCTGGTTAGATTATCATCATAAGATTATTTCCTTGGGTAACTCTGTGCTCTAGTTCCCAAACTTAACGTTGTTCAATATCGTTGGTCATGTTTAGAAGGTTCTTTGCAAGCTACTGGTTGATTAGGTTCAAGCTGTCCAACTAGTATGCCTCCCATGAGTTAAGGTGTGCACTGGAAGCCCAGGCCTCTCTGTATACCACTGGCCTTGAATCCATTCTTCTTCTTCAGCCTCATTTGTTCTTTCTAATGCACTGTATCATGTTATAATGTTCCATATGTGCCATGGTGTGTTGGGCAGAGGTTAGGGAGTAGATGGTGCATTCAAAGAACTCAGAGTGGTTCAAGCTGGTGGGAGCACTGAGttcggaaggaaggaagggaggaagggagggagggaaggagggagggagggggatgcTATTTAAGAGGGAAGCAGATTGGGAGGAGCCTGGGAAGCCATTTTGGGGTGTTTGGATTTAAAGTCCACTTAATAATCTTTAAGCAGGTTGGTGATAGGCTCATATCTGTATATGAAACAGCTCACTCTGGCTGAGAATGGAGGATGGATTTGTGATAGGAAGACGTTGCCAGTAGAGAGACAGCAGCAGGCACTGGGCTTGGTGATCCTGGCTGAGTAGACAGTGCCTAGTTAATGGCCAAGAAAAAGTCACCTGGAGTCCTTGTAATGTCTTCATTGCCAGCTTCCTATAACTCTGAGGCTGGCTGCTTTACCTGAACTCTGGGATCTGACTTTTAAGCTGTGCTGCTGTTGTCACTTGATGTGAGAGGAGCCTGAAAAATAACAAGGCTGCTCTTCTCTCACCAAGCagtcaaaaaacagcaacaacccAATGACTTGGTGGCTGTTTACTCAGAATCAAATCCTTTTCATGCTGCTCCTATTTCCACGTGCTACTCAGAGGTCAACTCCCTCTGCCCACTCCACATTTTCCCACAATGCTCAACCTGCAGAACATCCATCAACCCTCAACTGACCTTCTTTACTGAGGTGATATAATTTGAAATAGTAGCAGCACTGCAATTCCTGGGAGCaaaatgttcttattttcatCCCtgcaagagtattgattgggtcATCTTTTTCTATGCTGGCTCAGCCCCTCAGACTCAGGGGAGGTCTTCGGCAGAAAACACTCAAGAGAAGGATCAAGCATTAATTGTTGGTCCCTTGAGTTCTACTTTTCAACGCCAAAAGTATATGGTTAGCACCTCTCTTAACCTCTGCTAAGTTGAGTAGAAATCAATAGCGATATTTCCATAAGACCAAACCATCCTCATTAAAAGCACCTAGATTATTTTCTGGCCAAAAACAACATAAATGGGAAAAATCCTAACTAAAATTTTGACGGCCTTTAGCCTCCTCATTGCACACATGATTTCCACCTTCCTGCAAAGTAGCCCTCCACCACCATATACTCCTTGGCGTATCCAATACATGCTCCTAAGCAAGCCTGCAGAGGCTGGACGCCACCTGTGCTAGCTGAACACTGGCATTCGCCACCAAGCAGTATGAGCTCCACACTCCACTGGGTACAGTGCCAAGCAGCACTGCAGCTGCTCCACCAGGTCCACCCCAGTGCACTGCAGAGCTCACTGTGCCAAAGTTGTGCTGTGACAATCGAGGAGATAGCCTCCCTCCAGCCTGTTACACACCCCGGGATCTTACAGTCTTCAGTGCTCCTATTCCTAAGTGTGTATTGCCATCCCTCTCTTCTCCATAGAAATCAGACATGATCTGGCTGAGGCAAGGCTGAGACACAGGTCTGAGAGATACGTACCAATCTGCACCCTGAACTACCCCACATCTCCTGTGGCTATGGTTTCTTGTTTGCTTACGTTTACTTTGCCTCACTCCTCTCAGGTTGACCTATCTTTCAGGAAATGCGTTAGCCCAAATGCAAGTCAGCCTCATCCTTTCACCTAGCGTGTCTGAATTGCACTTAAACTCAGGCTAGGCCCCATACTATGGAGTTCAGCAGAGCCTGTGCTGTATTTAATAAATTCCTGATTTGTAAGAATTTGCCATGTTGGACTCCCTGAGTCTGAGGAGAGTGTCAAAGCGCTGGAATATTCATTTATGTTGCAGCTTTGTCAGGAATGAGGAGCAGTTATTAGCTTAGGAAGACCCTCTGCCTTGCTTGCCACTGTTGTATGAACAATATAAAGGAGCCCAAGTCTTGTAAAAGTCAAACTCACTGTTTCTAACTACCAAGCACAAGTGACCCAGTGGGCTTAAAGCGGGAATTACAGATGACGATAGAAGAACATACATCATCCTAATTGGAATGGTTCTAGAACTTTTTTTGGTTCTACAGAGATATAGGCAACATGCTTGCCTCATTGTCATGGAGATCTCTAAATTGAGGACCTTTTACAATTGTTAACACTCATCTCTCTATCCCCTGAAACAAACATTTGAGTGGACTCTATTAGAATAATGCtttgtaatttataatttttttttctttttgaaaacgtGTTTTTGGTAAGTTTTAAAGTggataaatgattattttaactaattttatatttaaccaAAGGGTCCAAAAGGTGTTCATTGAAGAGCATGAAGCTACACCTTCAGTTGGTTCTGTGGATCTGCCCTCAGATTATCTGTACACAAATCAGGATGTGGAGACAGTCTCTGGAATTCAGTGAATTACGTTAAACCCACCCTTGTTTGCCCACATGATGCTGACCTCCAGAGAGAGGGCATAAAACAGCATAGGCTATCATTGGATAGACCTTCCTTTATGCAGTAACACCAGAGCCATTTAATGTCCATGAATGTGGCACAAAATAGCACAGCATTAAAGAGATGAGGCACCATCTTCAATCAATCACCTGCTTTTAACCTCTGGCTGGCCCCAACCTACCTCTATAGTGCTAATAAGCAGTGCTGTGAATCAATTATTTTACCTCTTTGTATTTGCTCCATATACATTTTGCCAGCCTATTGGCAAGATTCAGGCAAACAGAGTggcagaggaggaaagaagaaaatgacttATTCAGGTAGAATACACATGCATCCATCTCCAAAATTAGAGGATCAAAGGTATAGACAGTTTAAAAGGCACATGTAGCAAAGACATTGATTCATTtactataagaagaaaaaagtccagcatattatttctccttcatcttGTATTTCCTCTGCTATTTTACAGCCTTCAACATCCTGGTGAATGTTGGGGTGGTGCTGACATACCCAATCCTAATCTCCATTGGGACAGTGCTCAGCGTTCCTGGAAATGCAGGTACAGGTATCATGTGACATGTGCAGATCCTGGCCACTACAAGTCTCTTGCTTGTGTTTATTCTGTGTCCTGAGTTGTTCCTTCTAGAAATTGTGAATTATGTTCCTTGCCTGGGAAGATGTTTTTAAATATCATGAAGGTGGCAGACAACAGAATAACTATGCAGCAGATTTAAAATTTGCAGCTAAAAAACACTGTTTTTACTTGGTTGTGCTTTTAGAATTAAATACCAAATGTATCATTTGGGTTTCATGTAATCTCCCTGACAACCTAATTTTGTGGTATTTTTAGAGGAAGTCCTATGGAAACAAAAGGCATCCCAGCATAGGACTTTCAAGTAACCATCACTAATGAAAGTGTAGAGGATGTACATGGGGTTGGCTTCTCCTCAGACAATCTATGGGGAGCGGCAGAAGGCTCTCCTGGAGCAGAGCAGGTGGCCCACTGGAATAGATACAAGGAAAAAGCAATTTTACTCACCTCAGAGACAAGAGAAGCTATTTTTCCAGGATATTTCTAGAGAAACCTGCCAGTGAAACAAGTAATGCAAATGGATTATCTGGATGATTGCACAGTCcttttacctttaaaattttataatttcgaGTCTTGAGTAGCCACCTTTCTGTCCTCCATGACAATCAGCAAATGTGTATTGAACATTTATCATGTGATCAGggctgcaaaaaagaaaaaaaaatacattattattctcTTAAAACGCTTATGACTGAATGTGTAAAAGAAGGCCAACCTACGTGAAACAACTTGgaactctacaaaataatttattattatatgcCAAATTGTGTGAGACAGACTCCAGTGGCTGTAAGATATTCAGAGGAAAGCAATATCAGAGTGGAGTTGTCAAggaagttcattcattcatctgacaAATAATTTCTGAGCAATTAGTGTACACCAGGAACTGTCCTAACACTAGTGACAGGTCCTGAATAAGGCACAGTCCCTGTCCTCAGGACCATGTAGCATtgagagagagacaaaaggaaaaaaaattgagtaaTTGCAACATAGAATTGCTTTAATAGAGGTATGTGCTGAATGCTGCGAGGGCGCATAGGAGGAGCATCCAAAAGTCTTCCTGCAAGAAGCCTAAGGGGAGAGATCTAAGGAGAGGTTTAGCTGGATGAAGTGAGATACAAGGAGTGAAGGGCAGCTCGTGCTAAAAAGAACAGTACATGTGTGACCAACAACTCCACTCCTGAATGTATACcccaaaaaagtgaaaacagagattaaaaatatcctcatacacaaatgttcatagtagcccTATGCACAATAGCAAAAAGGTAGAgaagcctaaatgtccatcagcagtcGAATGAATAACCAAATTATgatgcaatgaaatattattcagccataagaaggaatgagGTGCTGacacgtgctacaacatggatggacctcaaaaatactttgctaagtgaaagaagccagtcacaaaaggacacagAGAAtgtgactccatttatataaaataactagaataggcaaatctatagggGCAAaaaaagcagattggtggttgctaAGGGCTGGGGAGTTGGGATAAGAAGCTGAGGAGTTAATGGGTATGGACTCTTATTTTGAAGTGATGGAGATATCTGGGGACCACAGAGAGGTGGTGGCTGCATaatattgtgaatatactaagTGCCACTAAgtccactttaaaatggttaattttatgttacatgaatTTCATCTCAGTTAAATTTGTAAAAAGAACAGCCTGCACAAGTCTTAGACACTAACAAGTTTGGCTCATTTGAAAAATCTCTAATGGTCCAGTGAAACTGGAGAAGGGTAAAGGGGTACAGAGGAAAAGTACTGAGATAAAACTGGGGAGGTAAGTAAGTCAGATTACATGGAATTTGAGCTAAGCCTTGAAGGATAAGCATGACTTAGAGACAGGCAATGGAAAGCAAACCTAGCAATATGGAAAAAGGAAACACTAACTTGGAAGAATAAAGAAGACTCTTGGAAATCTCTAGAAGTAACATGGACTTTGCTGACTTGTTTTCAAAGCTTAGAAACAGGCATAGGCAATGACTgacttgatttttctttcctagCTGTGGATCTCCTAAAGCAGGAGGTGATATTCAATGTTGTCCGCCTGGCTGCTACCATCATCATCTGCATTGGGTTTCTGCTGATGCTGCTGCCTGAAGAATGGGATGAAATCACCCTGAGGTTCATCAACAGCCTGAAGGAAAAGAAGAGTGAGGAGCATGTGGATGATGTGACTGATCCCAGCGTACACCTGCGAGGCAGAGGCAGAGCCAATGGGACAGTGTCTATACCACTGGCTTAGAGAGGGACATATTTTGAATGCACGTGTATGTATATTCTGTGAATATAACAAAATTTTCTCACTACCTGTACACTCAAATGACAGTATTAACTCTGAATTTGGATAAATCATATGTGAAATAATGCCAACAATAAAAGTTTACATTTATATGCTTATCAAGGAATTGGTGTAAATAAtcataatagatttttttattaaaacacatttgtccttgttctgttttctgatttttttaaattccccctcccccaactcacAAAATTTCCTGAAACTATAAGAGTCGATTAAATTATGGACTTATCTTTTTCTCAACTGAAACTGAGTTCTTCctactcaatcaaaaaaaagTTGTCTAAGAGAATAACACGTGAAAATGATACACACTTAAAAGCTGGAAATGTATTAAACATTTAAACAGAgcattttctaaatgtaaaacccaCATTAGAAACAATGAGGCATAAAAATATGGAATCCCCATCTGTACTTTTAATGAGCTTAGAGTGGTTTGGAGGATAAGATAGTTTACAAATATCTTTACTACGAGGTAGACATTTGAAAATGGCACAGTGGATATGGACAGGAATGAGCTATCCTGAAAGAGTTGTTTATATTTGCTGTCACTTCTTCAACTCCCGTTCATTCTTCAACCCACTGCAATGCACCTTCTGCCCTCATCAATTCTCTGGAAGTGCTTTCCCCCAATGATCAACCTCTCTCTTGCAAAATCATACTGATTTCTTTCAACCCTTATCTTATTGTGCCCTCTGACACATTTGACACGATGACCACTCCTTTTTCCTAAATACTCTCTCTTTGCTTGAATCCCACtattttcttttggttctatTTCTACCTCCCTGGTCGCTTAACCTTGGCTTTTCTTCCTAGGCTGACCTTATCACCATCAGGTTCTCTGAGTTTAGACCTTGGCCTTCTTAGCATCTCATTCCACACTCTCTCTCCCTTGGGAAGCTCCTCCACTCCCATGGCTTCAACTGTCATCCATATGGTGATGACATCAAAATCCTAATCTCCAGCCTAGATTTGTCCTTTGAGCTTTAGCTCTGACTATTCAGATGTCTTCTGCAGCTCCCTTGGATGCCTCCTTGTATACCTCAAATATAGCAAAAACAAAGTTGAATTTATCATCACTCCTCCCCAGACCTGTTCCGTTCATCTGCCTTGTTCCCTGTCTATGTTAATAATACCATTATTCA comes from the Symphalangus syndactylus isolate Jambi chromosome 8, NHGRI_mSymSyn1-v2.1_pri, whole genome shotgun sequence genome and includes:
- the SLC35F4 gene encoding solute carrier family 35 member F4 isoform X4 is translated as MVLKGIWGLLIILSVSSSWVGTTQIVKITYKNFYCPFFMTWFSTNWNIMFFPVYYSGHLATAQEKQSPMKKFRECSRIFGEDGLTLKLFLKRTAPFSILWTLTNYLYLLALKKLTATDVSALFCCSKAFVFLLSWIVLKDRFMGVRIVAAIMAITGIVMMAYADNFHADSIIGVAFAVGSASTSALYKVLFKMFLGSANFGEAAHFVSTLGFFNLIFISFTPVILYFTKVEHWSSFAALPWGCLCGMAGLWLAFNILVNVGVVLTYPILISIGTVLSVPGNAAVDLLKQEVIFNVVRLAATIIICIGFLLMLLPEEWDEITLRFINSLKEKKSEEHVDDVTDPSVHLRGRGRANGTVSIPLA